A genomic region of Miscanthus floridulus cultivar M001 chromosome 3, ASM1932011v1, whole genome shotgun sequence contains the following coding sequences:
- the LOC136541698 gene encoding serine carboxypeptidase-like 7 encodes MTTAARARPRPRPRPRRLLQPGFLRSLGHGLCSRCLFLLCFLVVAFASSSSAGRVVTSLPGFDGDLPFHLETGYVEVDKDAGVELFYYFVQSESGAASDAPFLFWLTGGDRCSVFSGLAYEIGPIRFVLEPYNGTLPRLRYNQNSWSKVSHILFVDSPVGAGFSFSRDPKGYDVGDITSTLQLRDFLIKWFGDHPKYLANPFYIGGDSYAGKIVPFLGQMISEGIEVGSRPFPNLKGYLVGNAATGESIDSTSKVPYAHGVGIISDQLYETILGHCQGEDYTNPANMLCAQALDTFNNLINEVQNAQILLDTCVYASPAPNVVSRMDGSDGRRILRAEMGRGMLNHPPARPPFGCITYGYYLSYFWANDKRTREALGIKKGTVDEWVRCHDGDLPYTIDLKSAIKYHRNLTSRGYRALVYSGDHDLLVPHLGTQAWVRSLNFPIVDEWRAWHLGGQAAGFTISYSNNMTFATIKGGGHTAPEYEPERCFAMFSRWILNHPL; translated from the exons ATGACGACGGCGGCACGGgcgcggccacggccacggccacggccacgccgCCTCCTGCAGCCTGGATTCCTCCGCTCGCTCGGGCACGGCCTCTGCTCCCGCTgtctcttcctcctctgcttcctggtgGTCGCCTTCGCCTCCAGCTCCTCCGCCGGGCGCGTGGTCACCAGCTTGCCTGGCTTCGACGGGGACCTCCCTTTCCACCTCGAAACAGG GTACGTGGAGGTGGACAAGGACGCCGGCGTGGAGCTCTTCTACTACTTCGTCCAGTCCGAGTCCGGCGCCGCCAGCGACGCCCCTTTCCTCTTCTGGCTCACCGGCGGCGACCGCTGCTCCGTCTTCAGCGGCCTCGCCTACGAGATTG GTCCCATCAGATTCGTCCTAGAGCCCTACAACGGCACTCTGCCGCGCCTGCGATACAACCAAAACTCGTGGTCAAAG GTGTCACATATCCTCTTTGTCGATTCACCGGTTGGAGCTGGATTTTCGTTTTCCAGAGATCCTAAAGGCTACGATGTCGGAGACATCACGTCCACACTGCAGCTACGTGACTTCCTAATCAAG TGGTTCGGTGATCATCCCAAGTACCTTGCGAATCCTTTCTACATTGGTGGAGACTCCTATGCTGGAAAAATTGTACCATTCCTTGGGCAGATGATTTCAGAAG GTATTGAGGTTGGAAGTCGGCCCTTTCCTAATCTGAAG GGCTATCTGGTTGGTAACGCAGCCACGGGTGAAAGTATTGATTCTACTTCTAAAGTGCCCTATGCTCATGGAGTTGGTATTATATCAGATCAATTGTATGAG ACGATATTGGGGCATTGCCAAGGAGAGGACTACACTAATCCGGCAAATATGCTGTGTGCTCAGGCTCTGGATACTTTCAACAAT CTCATCAACGAAGTTCAGAATGCCCAAATTTTACTGGACACGTGCGTCTACGCATCTCCTGCACCAAATGTTGTCAGCAGAATGGATGGCTCAGATGGTAGAAGGATCCTGAGGGCAGAGATGGGAAGAGGGATGCTAAATCATCCGCCAGCTCGTCCTCCATTTGGTTGCATC ACTTATGGCTACTACCTGTCGTATTTCTGGGCAAACGATAAACGCACTCGAGAAGCTCTTGGGATCAAGAAG GGAACAGTGGACGAGTGGGTGAGGTGCCACGACGGAGATCTGCCTTACACGATCGACCTCAAGAGTGCCATCAAGTACCACCGGAACCTGACGTCCAGAGGCTACCGTGCCCTGGTATACAG CGGCGACCATGACCTGCTGGTGCCACACCTGGGCACCCAGGCCTGGGTCAGGTCGCTCAACTTCCCCATCGTCGACGAGTGGAGGGCGTGGCATCTCGGTGGCCAAGCCGCCGG GTTCACGATAAGTTACTCCAACAACATGACGTTCGCGACAATCAAA GGTGGTGGGCACACGGCGCCGGAGTATGAGCCGGAGAGGTGTTTTGCCATGTTCAGCCGCTGGATACTTAACCATCCACTCTAA